Proteins from one Ahaetulla prasina isolate Xishuangbanna chromosome 2, ASM2864084v1, whole genome shotgun sequence genomic window:
- the CDK20 gene encoding cyclin-dependent kinase 20, with the protein MDQYSILGRIGEGAHGIVFKAKNIETGETVALKKVALRKLEDGIPNQALREIKALQEIEENQHVVQLKDVFPHGTGFVLVFEYMLSDLSEVIRNSEQPLTEAQVKGYMLMLLKGVAFCHANSIMHRDLKPANLLISSTGQLKIADFGLARVFTSDGDRLYSHQVATRWYRAPELLYGARKYDEGVDLWAVGCIFAELLNNSPLFPGENDIEQLCCVLRVLGTPNQKTWPEITELPDYNKISFKEKQPIPLEQVVPDASPQAVQLLKEFLVYPSKQRMQAAQALLHPYFFTPPLPAHHSELPIPQRGGKKIRQGLQHQRDFHVEQPLEGSVVDLELVAPYVIDV; encoded by the exons ATGGATCAATATAGCATTCTTGGCCGTATTGGAGAAGGAGCCCATGGCATTGTTTTCAAAGCCAAGAACATAGAA ACTGGGGAGACTGTGGCCCTGAAGAAAGTGGCTCTCCGTAAACTGGAGGATGGGATCCCCAACCAAGCCCTGCGAGAGATCAAAGCTTTGCAGGAGATTGAGGAAAACCAGCAT GTGGTGCAATTGAAAGACGTTTTTCCTCACGGCACAGGGTTTGTGTTGGTATTTGAGTATATGCTGTCTGATCTGTCTGAGGTGATCCGCAACTCTGAACAGCCTCTTACTGAAGCCCAAGTGAAAGGCTACATGCTAATGCTGCTCAAGGGGGTGGCTTTCTGCCATGCCAACTCTATTATGCACCGG GATCTGAAACCAGCCAATTTGCTGATCAGTTCTACAGGGCAATTGAAAATTGCTGATTTTGGCTTGGCCCGGGTGTTCACCAGTGATGGAGATAGACTATATAGCCATCAAGTGGCCACCAG GTGGTATCGGGCTCCTGAATTGCTGTACGGTGCTCGAAAGTATGATGAAGGTGTAGACCTGTG GGCAGTCGGCTGCATCTTTGCTGAACTTCTCAATAATTCTCCCCTCTTCCCTGGAGAAAATGACATTGAGCAGCTGTGTTGTGTCCTCCGGGTACTTGGCACACCTAATCAAAAGACCTGGCCG GAGATTACAGAGTTGCCCGATTACAACAAAATCTCCTTCAAAGAGAAGCAGCCCATCCCTTTGGAGCAGGTGGTCCCTGATGCTTCTCCACAAGCAGTGCAGCTGCTGAAAGAGTTCCTGGTTTATCCTTCGAAGCAACGTATGCAGGCAGCCCAG GCACTTCTGCATCCCTATTTCTTCACGCCCCCTCTGCCGGCCCATCACTCGGAATTACCAATTCCCCAACGTGGGGGCAAAAAGATTCGCCAGGGGCTGCAGCACCAGCGTGATTTCCATGTGGAGCAGCCCCTGGAAGGGTCAGTTGTAGATCTGGAACTGGTGGCACCGTATGTGATTGATGTATAA